The following proteins are encoded in a genomic region of Maniola jurtina chromosome 17, ilManJurt1.1, whole genome shotgun sequence:
- the LOC123873770 gene encoding protein gustavus isoform X3: MNMGQKLSGGVKSVSRDCTAPFKAVVARELAPEPPRPARLDALLDAPPAHPDTQIKHAWNPDDRSLNIFVKEEDALTFHRHPVAQSTDCIRGRVGYSRGLHCWEVVWPARQRGTHAVVGVATAHAPLHSVGYQSLVGATDQSWGWDLGRNKVYHNAKGTGSSGATYPALLRPDEQFLVPDRLLVVLDMDEGTLAFCADGRYLGVAARGLRGKTLYPVVSAVWGHAEITMKYIGGLDPEPLPLMELCRRVIRQRVGRARLRAAASRLALPPALTAYLLYRAP, from the exons ATGAACATGGGGCAAAAGCTCTCCGGCGGAGTCAAGTCGGTGTCGCGCGACTGCACGGCGCCCTTCAAGGCGGTGGTGGCGCGCGAGCTGGCGCCCGAGCCGCCGCGCCCCGCGCGCCTCGACGCGCTGCTCGACGCGCCGCCCGCGCATCCAGACACGCAGATCAAACATGCCTGGAACCCAGATGACCG ATCGTTAAACATATTCGTGAAAGAGGAGGACGCGTTGACGTTCCACCGGCACCCGGTGGCGCAGAGCACGGACTGCATCCGCGGGCGCGTGGGCTACTCGCGTGGCCTGCACTGCTGGGAGGTGGTGTGGCCGGCGCGCCAGCGCGGCACGCACGCCGTGGTGGGCGTGGCCACGGCGCACGCGCCTCTGCACTCCGTCGGCTACCAAAGTCTGGTGGGCGCCACCGACCAGAGCTGGGGCTGGGACCTCGGGAGAAATAAG GTGTACCACAACGCGAAGGGCACGGGCAGCAGCGGCGCCACGTACCCCGCGCTGCTGCGGCCGGACGAGCAGTTCCTGGTGCCCGACCGCCTGCTGGTGGTGCTGGACATGGACGAGGGCACGCTGGCCTTCTGCGCGGACGGCCGCTACCTGGGCGTGGCGGCGCGCGGCCTTCGCGGCAAGACGCTCTACCCCGTCGTGTCCGCCGTGTGGGGCCACGCCGAGATCACCATGAAGTACATCGGCGGCCTAGACC CGGAGCCGCTACCGCTAATGGAGCTGTGCAGGCGCGTGATCCGACAGCGCGTGGGGCGCGCGCGGCTCCGCGCCGCCGCCTCGCGCCTCGCGCTGCCGCCCGCGCTCACCGCCTACCTGCTGTACCGCGCGCCCTAG
- the LOC123873770 gene encoding protein gustavus isoform X1 has protein sequence MCTPLPPWWFVPAGMPAALDLTRFKSGVRSVRGGGGGGGGGGGGAEEARRGGLKALPKRARTRCRGMNMGQKLSGGVKSVSRDCTAPFKAVVARELAPEPPRPARLDALLDAPPAHPDTQIKHAWNPDDRSLNIFVKEEDALTFHRHPVAQSTDCIRGRVGYSRGLHCWEVVWPARQRGTHAVVGVATAHAPLHSVGYQSLVGATDQSWGWDLGRNKVYHNAKGTGSSGATYPALLRPDEQFLVPDRLLVVLDMDEGTLAFCADGRYLGVAARGLRGKTLYPVVSAVWGHAEITMKYIGGLDPEPLPLMELCRRVIRQRVGRARLRAAASRLALPPALTAYLLYRAP, from the exons GTTCAAGAGCGGGGTGCGCTCAGTGAGGGGCGGGGGCGGTGGGGGCGGcgggggcggcggcggcgcggaggaggcgcggcgcggcggcctCAAGGCGCTGCCGAAACGCGCCCGCACTCGCTGCAGGGGCATGAACATGGGGCAAAAGCTCTCCGGCGGAGTCAAGTCGGTGTCGCGCGACTGCACGGCGCCCTTCAAGGCGGTGGTGGCGCGCGAGCTGGCGCCCGAGCCGCCGCGCCCCGCGCGCCTCGACGCGCTGCTCGACGCGCCGCCCGCGCATCCAGACACGCAGATCAAACATGCCTGGAACCCAGATGACCG ATCGTTAAACATATTCGTGAAAGAGGAGGACGCGTTGACGTTCCACCGGCACCCGGTGGCGCAGAGCACGGACTGCATCCGCGGGCGCGTGGGCTACTCGCGTGGCCTGCACTGCTGGGAGGTGGTGTGGCCGGCGCGCCAGCGCGGCACGCACGCCGTGGTGGGCGTGGCCACGGCGCACGCGCCTCTGCACTCCGTCGGCTACCAAAGTCTGGTGGGCGCCACCGACCAGAGCTGGGGCTGGGACCTCGGGAGAAATAAG GTGTACCACAACGCGAAGGGCACGGGCAGCAGCGGCGCCACGTACCCCGCGCTGCTGCGGCCGGACGAGCAGTTCCTGGTGCCCGACCGCCTGCTGGTGGTGCTGGACATGGACGAGGGCACGCTGGCCTTCTGCGCGGACGGCCGCTACCTGGGCGTGGCGGCGCGCGGCCTTCGCGGCAAGACGCTCTACCCCGTCGTGTCCGCCGTGTGGGGCCACGCCGAGATCACCATGAAGTACATCGGCGGCCTAGACC CGGAGCCGCTACCGCTAATGGAGCTGTGCAGGCGCGTGATCCGACAGCGCGTGGGGCGCGCGCGGCTCCGCGCCGCCGCCTCGCGCCTCGCGCTGCCGCCCGCGCTCACCGCCTACCTGCTGTACCGCGCGCCCTAG
- the LOC123873770 gene encoding protein gustavus isoform X2, with protein sequence MSCERRTKAARFLELRFKSGVRSVRGGGGGGGGGGGGAEEARRGGLKALPKRARTRCRGMNMGQKLSGGVKSVSRDCTAPFKAVVARELAPEPPRPARLDALLDAPPAHPDTQIKHAWNPDDRSLNIFVKEEDALTFHRHPVAQSTDCIRGRVGYSRGLHCWEVVWPARQRGTHAVVGVATAHAPLHSVGYQSLVGATDQSWGWDLGRNKVYHNAKGTGSSGATYPALLRPDEQFLVPDRLLVVLDMDEGTLAFCADGRYLGVAARGLRGKTLYPVVSAVWGHAEITMKYIGGLDPEPLPLMELCRRVIRQRVGRARLRAAASRLALPPALTAYLLYRAP encoded by the exons GTTCAAGAGCGGGGTGCGCTCAGTGAGGGGCGGGGGCGGTGGGGGCGGcgggggcggcggcggcgcggaggaggcgcggcgcggcggcctCAAGGCGCTGCCGAAACGCGCCCGCACTCGCTGCAGGGGCATGAACATGGGGCAAAAGCTCTCCGGCGGAGTCAAGTCGGTGTCGCGCGACTGCACGGCGCCCTTCAAGGCGGTGGTGGCGCGCGAGCTGGCGCCCGAGCCGCCGCGCCCCGCGCGCCTCGACGCGCTGCTCGACGCGCCGCCCGCGCATCCAGACACGCAGATCAAACATGCCTGGAACCCAGATGACCG ATCGTTAAACATATTCGTGAAAGAGGAGGACGCGTTGACGTTCCACCGGCACCCGGTGGCGCAGAGCACGGACTGCATCCGCGGGCGCGTGGGCTACTCGCGTGGCCTGCACTGCTGGGAGGTGGTGTGGCCGGCGCGCCAGCGCGGCACGCACGCCGTGGTGGGCGTGGCCACGGCGCACGCGCCTCTGCACTCCGTCGGCTACCAAAGTCTGGTGGGCGCCACCGACCAGAGCTGGGGCTGGGACCTCGGGAGAAATAAG GTGTACCACAACGCGAAGGGCACGGGCAGCAGCGGCGCCACGTACCCCGCGCTGCTGCGGCCGGACGAGCAGTTCCTGGTGCCCGACCGCCTGCTGGTGGTGCTGGACATGGACGAGGGCACGCTGGCCTTCTGCGCGGACGGCCGCTACCTGGGCGTGGCGGCGCGCGGCCTTCGCGGCAAGACGCTCTACCCCGTCGTGTCCGCCGTGTGGGGCCACGCCGAGATCACCATGAAGTACATCGGCGGCCTAGACC CGGAGCCGCTACCGCTAATGGAGCTGTGCAGGCGCGTGATCCGACAGCGCGTGGGGCGCGCGCGGCTCCGCGCCGCCGCCTCGCGCCTCGCGCTGCCGCCCGCGCTCACCGCCTACCTGCTGTACCGCGCGCCCTAG